TCAAGGTATAGGTAGCTTAGCAGCAGTAGCAGTAGGAGCTATATCTGCATTTTCTTTGCCACCTGATATCGCGTGGAGAGTTATGGCTGGTGTTGGAGCTATACCGGCTGCTACAGTTATTTACCTAAGAAGAAAAGTTCCAGAAACTCCTAGATATTCAGCATTAGTAAAAGGAGACTTAAAAGAAGCAGAAAAAAGCGCAAGCTTCTTAGGTACTAAAATAGATACTAGTAATAAAGTAGTAGAAAAGAAAATTGGCTTAGGAGAATTCTTTGCTAAGTATGGATTATTATTAGTAGGTACTGCAGGAACTTGGTTTATGTTAGATATGGCATACTACGGAACTGGAGTATATTCAGGACCTATAGTAACGTCAATTTTAGGAAAACCAAGCAGTATAGGCTTAGAAATCGTAGAAGCTGGAATACCATATATGGTTGGGTTCTTTGGATACTTCACAGCTGTAGCATTAATGGATAAATTAGGTAGAAAGTGGATACAAGCTCAAGGATTCGTTGTAATGGCAGCAATATATGGAATAGTATCATTAGTAATGCTTACATCTGGTGTAAAAGTAACTGGATTTATAATCCCAGTAGACTTAGCATTTGGTCTATACGCATTATCATTCTTCTTCATCGACTTTGGACCCAATACTACAACATTTGTAATTCCTGCAGAAGTTTATCCAACATCTTACAGAACTACAGGAGATGGAATATCTGCAGCTATGGGTAAAGTAGGTGCAGTTATTTCAACATATTTATTCCCATCTTTAGAAGCATCAATAGGACTCAAAGGAATTTTAGAAATGTTAGCAGTATTAAGTATTATAGGAGCAATA
This genomic window from Acidianus manzaensis contains:
- a CDS encoding MFS transporter; translated protein: MNTPFKNLDDLKLSFNHIKVWYTSGMGFFTDAYDLLIIGFILDIFTANKLPGFDLATASGKALEGLLASSSFITAILGQLVFGFLGDKIGRKTVYGTEASLMTAGAFLSALSPSLIWLIIFRMIMGLGIGGDYPISATIMSEYANTKDRGKLIALVFANQGIGSLAAVAVGAISAFSLPPDIAWRVMAGVGAIPAATVIYLRRKVPETPRYSALVKGDLKEAEKSASFLGTKIDTSNKVVEKKIGLGEFFAKYGLLLVGTAGTWFMLDMAYYGTGVYSGPIVTSILGKPSSIGLEIVEAGIPYMVGFFGYFTAVALMDKLGRKWIQAQGFVVMAAIYGIVSLVMLTSGVKVTGFIIPVDLAFGLYALSFFFIDFGPNTTTFVIPAEVYPTSYRTTGDGISAAMGKVGAVISTYLFPSLEASIGLKGILEMLAVLSIIGAILTIAFIREPKLKSLEEVSQEPLVEEKSNVQQ